The Panicum virgatum strain AP13 chromosome 5K, P.virgatum_v5, whole genome shotgun sequence genome has a window encoding:
- the LOC120706609 gene encoding auxin-responsive protein IAA4-like — translation MAECERGGGGGGRSPSSSMDSSTHPVLSTTSSGCRPAGRRDLSTDLQLGLSLSPASSSLLAAEATTIPSTPRNQVHPDWPPIKPFLRSALMASARRRRTLFVKVYMEGVPIGRKLDLLLLEGYDSLLAKLRHMFKTPITYANVMEYHQRIPREKAAHILTYEDQDGDWMMVGDVPWELFLASVKKLRIARTDKC, via the exons ATGGCGGAgtgcgagcgcggcggcggcggcggcggcaggtccCCGTCTTCGTCCATGGACAGCAGCACCCACCCGGTGCTCTCCACGACGTCGTCGGGCTGCCGGCCGGCGGGCCGCCGGGACCTCAGCACCGACCTCCAGCTAGGGCTCAGCCTGTCGCCGGCGTCCTCCTCCCTCCTGGCCGCGGAGGCCACGACCATCCCTTCTACGCCAAG GAACCAAGTACACCCTGATTGGCCCCCAATCAAGCCGTTCCTCAGAAGCGCCTTGATGGCGtcagcacgccggcggcggacaTTGTTCGTGAAGGTGTATATGGAAGGCGTTCCAATCGGCCGGAAGCTGGACTTGCTCTTGCTGGAAGGGTACGACAGCCTCCTCGCCAAACTCCGCCACATGTTCAAGACTCCCATCACCT ATGCTAATGTTATGGAGTACCATCAACGAATTCCTCGCGAGAAGGCTGCACATATCCTCACCTATGAAGACCAGGATGGAGACTGGATGATGGTTGGGGATGTACCTTGGGA GCTCTTCCTTGCAAGTGTGAAGAAACTGAGGATTGCAAGAACAGATAAATGCTAG